One window of Psychrobacillus sp. FSL H8-0483 genomic DNA carries:
- a CDS encoding sigma-70 family RNA polymerase sigma factor — translation MSEYELIEQAQQGDKAAYTALIEKHQRTVEKFAFQCGVRVNDIPDVTQEVFVKLFRFLHQFQRERFTTWLYKITLNTTRDYYRKETKEKEKQEKLNNDVAVTYLTKSAEDRVLIFEEDRELHQTIQTLDEKYRHPIILFYFHDLSYEQIADVLNVPISTVKTRLLRGKGQLKSLLSTNGGAKHGR, via the coding sequence ATGTCCGAATACGAACTAATTGAGCAAGCGCAACAAGGAGACAAAGCTGCATACACTGCGCTCATTGAAAAACATCAACGAACAGTTGAGAAATTTGCGTTTCAATGTGGAGTTCGTGTAAATGACATTCCAGATGTCACACAAGAAGTATTTGTAAAGCTGTTTCGGTTTTTACATCAGTTTCAGCGTGAGCGTTTTACTACATGGTTATACAAAATAACTTTAAATACAACGAGAGATTATTACCGGAAAGAAACAAAAGAGAAAGAAAAACAAGAAAAGCTAAATAATGACGTAGCTGTAACGTACTTAACAAAATCTGCAGAAGACCGAGTACTTATCTTTGAAGAAGATCGAGAATTGCATCAAACAATCCAAACATTAGATGAAAAATATCGTCATCCGATTATTCTGTTTTATTTTCACGATTTATCGTACGAACAAATAGCAGATGTCTTAAATGTTCCTATTTCAACAGTTAAAACAAGATTACTCCGAGGAAAAGGACAACTAAAAAGCCTACTTTCAACAAACGGAGGTGCAAAGCATGGACGATAA
- a CDS encoding sodium-dependent transporter: MTKRDHFGSKIGFILAAAGSAIGLGAIWKFPYMAGTNGGSVFVLLFILCTLLIGLPILLAEFIIGRKGQADAVTGFKKLSPGKPWYLIGWSGFIFSFIILSFYSVVGGWILSYLVRSITFSLNGSSETFYEDLFNTVISNPWEVLLGQGVFILLTICIVSGGIKGGIEKASKWMMPLLLIFFVVLAIRSLTLEGAIDGVKFLLVPDWSYFTWETALLALGQAFFSLSVGVSGMITYASYLPKETNLGSSALSVSLLNIGISIMAGLVIFPAVFALGFSPDAGPGLVFIILPAVFEKIVFGQFFLILFFILLLFATLTSSISMLEIVVSIGIKSKYDRRKRAAWVYGFLIFLVGIPSALSFGVLSHIQILGMSFFDFADFFTSSIGLPLGALFISLFAGFKFSKMDLSNELNLNNYLLNTWHVIVRYAAPIAIIIVFVQGVIKLFI, encoded by the coding sequence ATGACAAAAAGAGATCATTTTGGCTCAAAAATCGGATTTATTTTAGCGGCAGCTGGAAGTGCAATTGGCTTAGGTGCTATTTGGAAGTTTCCATATATGGCTGGAACAAACGGTGGTAGCGTGTTTGTATTACTTTTCATTTTATGTACACTACTTATCGGACTACCAATATTATTAGCCGAATTTATTATTGGAAGGAAAGGGCAGGCAGACGCTGTTACGGGATTTAAAAAACTTTCTCCCGGAAAACCTTGGTATTTAATTGGCTGGTCTGGTTTTATCTTCTCATTTATCATACTATCGTTTTATAGTGTCGTTGGAGGTTGGATTTTATCCTACTTAGTTCGATCGATTACATTTAGTTTAAATGGTAGTAGCGAGACATTCTATGAAGACCTTTTTAATACAGTTATTTCCAACCCATGGGAAGTGCTTCTCGGACAGGGCGTTTTTATCTTGTTAACTATTTGTATTGTTTCTGGTGGGATAAAAGGCGGGATTGAGAAAGCAAGTAAATGGATGATGCCATTGTTGCTTATCTTCTTTGTAGTATTAGCGATTCGTTCTTTAACTCTTGAAGGCGCTATAGATGGGGTTAAATTCTTATTAGTCCCAGATTGGTCGTATTTCACGTGGGAAACAGCATTACTTGCTCTAGGACAAGCATTTTTCTCTTTAAGTGTGGGCGTCTCAGGAATGATCACCTATGCTTCTTACTTACCGAAGGAAACAAATTTAGGTAGCTCAGCACTTAGTGTATCTCTCTTGAATATCGGGATTTCCATTATGGCGGGTCTAGTTATTTTTCCAGCAGTATTCGCTTTAGGTTTTTCACCTGATGCAGGACCAGGATTAGTCTTTATAATTTTACCTGCAGTGTTTGAGAAGATTGTTTTCGGTCAGTTTTTCTTAATTTTGTTCTTCATATTACTGTTATTTGCAACACTGACTTCTTCCATTTCCATGTTAGAAATTGTTGTATCTATAGGTATTAAATCAAAGTATGATCGAAGAAAACGAGCGGCGTGGGTTTATGGATTTTTAATCTTTTTAGTTGGAATCCCAAGTGCCTTATCTTTTGGAGTCCTTTCCCACATTCAGATATTGGGAATGTCATTCTTTGACTTTGCAGACTTCTTTACGAGTAGTATTGGATTACCGCTAGGAGCGTTGTTTATATCCCTATTTGCTGGATTTAAGTTCTCCAAAATGGATCTCTCAAATGAATTAAATTTAAATAATTATTTATTAAATACTTGGCATGTTATTGTGCGGTATGCCGCTCCTATTGCTATAATAATCGTATTTGTGCAAGGCGTTATCAAATTGTTTATTTGA
- a CDS encoding helix-turn-helix transcriptional regulator, whose translation MKKELHEQLRQIREEKNISLETLALKTRIGTGKLEAYESGSETPSVQTILKLSNALEVPASNLLDGVQEV comes from the coding sequence ATGAAAAAAGAATTACATGAACAATTACGTCAAATAAGAGAAGAAAAAAATATTTCTTTAGAAACACTAGCCTTAAAAACAAGAATTGGTACCGGGAAACTTGAAGCGTATGAATCTGGAAGTGAAACACCTTCTGTACAAACAATCTTAAAATTATCAAATGCTTTAGAAGTTCCTGCTTCCAATCTATTGGATGGCGTACAAGAAGTATAA
- a CDS encoding DUF1871 family protein yields MDSIEMNRKAVWILQQWDPFNIGVDGYETETADVVADLQSIDHPSELAKRIQGIYEHSFEQWIPLEKCVEISYKLIALKYEMKCII; encoded by the coding sequence ATGGACTCAATTGAAATGAATAGAAAAGCAGTGTGGATACTACAACAATGGGATCCATTTAATATTGGGGTAGATGGTTACGAAACAGAAACAGCTGATGTAGTCGCTGATTTACAAAGCATCGATCATCCATCTGAACTAGCGAAGCGAATTCAGGGGATTTATGAACATTCGTTTGAACAGTGGATTCCGCTTGAGAAATGTGTAGAGATTTCATATAAATTGATTGCGTTAAAATATGAAATGAAATGTATCATTTAA
- a CDS encoding MalY/PatB family protein, translating to MYNFSTVHERRNTHSEKWDKLEKVYVMDDATDILPMWVADMDFAIAPVIKDAIQKRLEHPIFGYAVAPEETRSSLTNWVYSKHQLTIKNEWILFRQGVIPAIAEAIEAFTDIGDKICIHTPVYPPFTSIPQNLEREVVTCRLIEKENSYEMDWLAFESCLRSNVKLFILCNPHNPSGKVWSKEDLAKMAALCQQYNVLILSDEIHSDLVFHPNKHTPMLSVADDINNIITFFAPTKTFNLAGIQAAAIVVPDEEKRKVLENISKSRGDMGLNVFSLTALQAAYEQGAPWLEELLEVLSSNIEYVIEHLSKLDGIKVAKPDGTYLMWIDYRGTGLSEKDMMNRLLTKGKLALEPGTKFGQSGDGFLRMNVACPPLTLKDGVARFIHALS from the coding sequence TTGTATAATTTTTCTACTGTACATGAAAGACGAAATACGCATTCCGAGAAATGGGATAAGTTAGAAAAAGTATATGTAATGGATGATGCAACTGACATACTTCCAATGTGGGTTGCCGATATGGATTTCGCTATTGCTCCTGTTATTAAGGACGCTATACAGAAGAGATTGGAACATCCTATTTTTGGATACGCTGTAGCTCCTGAAGAAACACGGTCATCTCTAACTAATTGGGTTTATTCTAAACATCAATTGACGATTAAAAACGAATGGATTCTATTTCGTCAAGGTGTAATCCCTGCAATAGCAGAAGCGATAGAGGCTTTTACTGACATAGGAGATAAAATATGTATTCATACACCTGTTTATCCTCCTTTTACAAGTATCCCCCAAAATCTAGAGCGAGAAGTTGTTACATGTCGTCTAATTGAAAAAGAAAATTCTTATGAAATGGATTGGTTAGCATTTGAATCGTGTTTACGATCTAACGTAAAGTTATTTATCCTTTGTAATCCGCATAATCCAAGTGGCAAGGTGTGGAGCAAAGAAGACTTAGCGAAAATGGCAGCACTCTGTCAACAATATAATGTCCTAATTTTATCGGATGAAATTCATTCTGATCTAGTATTCCACCCCAACAAGCATACACCCATGCTATCTGTAGCAGATGATATCAATAACATCATTACTTTTTTTGCACCTACCAAAACATTTAACTTAGCAGGTATTCAAGCTGCTGCTATCGTCGTTCCAGATGAAGAGAAACGAAAGGTATTAGAAAATATATCCAAGAGTCGAGGCGATATGGGGTTAAATGTATTTTCCTTAACAGCCTTGCAAGCTGCTTATGAGCAAGGGGCACCATGGTTAGAGGAATTGTTAGAGGTACTATCCTCTAATATCGAATATGTGATAGAGCATCTTTCCAAATTAGATGGTATAAAAGTAGCTAAACCAGATGGCACCTATTTAATGTGGATAGATTACCGTGGTACAGGACTTTCTGAAAAAGACATGATGAATCGTTTACTGACGAAAGGCAAACTTGCACTCGAACCCGGAACGAAGTTTGGACAATCTGGAGATGGCTTTTTACGTATGAATGTTGCATGCCCACCTCTTACATTAAAAGATGGTGTCGCACGCTTCATCCATGCACTGTCCTAA
- a CDS encoding peptidylprolyl isomerase, whose amino-acid sequence MKKVFIFMSIFTVIFLSACGNDSADTPKEDVMTKEETSVNTDTQQQGEKIMYPQLSTEVASNEALVIMNTSIGAIKIKLFPELAPKTVENFLTHAENGYYDGIIFHRVIEDFMIQGGDPTGTGMGGESIYGEEFEDEFSMNLFNLRGALSMANAGPNTNGSQFFIVQASQAPGTVEQLKSGGWPDEIAEAYVEMGGTPHLDQKHTVFGQVVEGMDIVDQMAVVEKDANDKPVEDITIDSIEIIQK is encoded by the coding sequence ATGAAAAAAGTCTTCATTTTTATGAGTATATTTACTGTAATTTTCTTAAGTGCGTGTGGAAATGATTCAGCAGACACACCAAAAGAGGATGTAATGACCAAAGAAGAAACATCTGTAAATACAGATACCCAACAACAAGGAGAGAAAATCATGTATCCACAACTTTCAACGGAAGTTGCTTCAAACGAAGCATTAGTAATTATGAATACATCAATAGGCGCAATAAAAATTAAGTTATTCCCAGAACTAGCACCAAAAACGGTCGAAAACTTTTTAACACATGCAGAAAATGGCTATTATGACGGTATCATTTTCCACCGTGTTATTGAAGATTTCATGATTCAAGGCGGAGATCCGACTGGAACTGGTATGGGCGGAGAAAGTATTTATGGGGAAGAGTTCGAAGATGAATTTTCCATGAATCTTTTTAACTTACGAGGAGCTCTTTCGATGGCGAATGCTGGACCAAATACGAATGGTAGTCAGTTCTTTATCGTTCAAGCTTCACAAGCTCCAGGTACAGTGGAGCAACTAAAATCAGGTGGTTGGCCAGATGAGATTGCAGAAGCATATGTAGAAATGGGTGGAACACCACACTTGGATCAAAAGCATACAGTATTTGGACAAGTGGTGGAAGGTATGGACATTGTCGATCAAATGGCGGTAGTTGAAAAAGATGCGAACGATAAACCAGTCGAAGATATTACGATAGATTCCATCGAAATTATTCAAAAATAA
- a CDS encoding MFS transporter: MSVQKRNFTIMWFSNFLVSSTMTMIMPFLSLYINTMGDFSDAYVQKWSGLVFGATFVSAFLMSPVWGRIADKYGYKPILIINGFGIATSVFLMGFVHSVEAFFVLRLFMGIVTGFIPTSLAFISSQTPKNVAGKTMGTLQMGSVSGSLFGPIIGGFLADTFGFQYTFIITSIAVSLAALLVIFGIHEIRRVKHKGDHEYSRKTVISGIFHHRLILNVLMISSLIQIGLFSIQPLLSLYVSHLTDSSEVALLAGITFSATGVGSLLFARPWGRLGDTIGYEKVLSALLVIAFLFIVPQAFVTELWQLIVLRFLFGIASGGLIPITTAIIRREAPIEVQGELMGYNTSFRFLGNIIGPMFGGFISGYIGISSVFFVTGALFMIAFFIIYFARKKPVQNFENVLLEEELHAKLS; encoded by the coding sequence ATGAGCGTACAAAAAAGAAACTTTACGATCATGTGGTTTTCTAACTTTCTTGTATCGAGCACAATGACGATGATTATGCCTTTTCTGTCGCTATATATTAATACAATGGGCGATTTTTCAGATGCATATGTTCAAAAATGGTCTGGACTCGTATTCGGTGCAACATTTGTATCAGCCTTTTTAATGTCTCCTGTATGGGGAAGAATTGCAGATAAATATGGATACAAGCCTATTCTTATTATTAATGGCTTCGGTATCGCAACAAGCGTGTTTCTAATGGGATTTGTTCATTCTGTTGAAGCATTTTTTGTACTGCGTTTATTTATGGGGATTGTAACTGGATTTATCCCCACTTCTCTTGCTTTCATAAGCTCACAAACTCCTAAAAATGTAGCTGGAAAGACGATGGGGACTCTGCAAATGGGGAGTGTTTCAGGTTCACTTTTCGGTCCTATTATAGGTGGATTTTTAGCAGATACTTTCGGGTTCCAATATACATTTATCATCACTTCCATTGCTGTATCATTAGCAGCACTACTCGTTATTTTTGGAATACATGAAATCCGAAGGGTAAAGCATAAAGGAGATCATGAATACTCTAGAAAAACAGTTATCTCAGGTATTTTTCATCATCGACTCATTTTAAATGTACTCATGATTAGTTCCCTTATTCAAATTGGCTTATTTAGCATTCAACCACTTCTCTCTTTATATGTTTCTCATTTAACAGATTCCAGTGAAGTTGCGTTACTAGCAGGTATTACTTTTAGTGCGACTGGAGTAGGTAGTTTACTGTTCGCTAGACCTTGGGGTAGACTCGGAGATACCATTGGGTATGAAAAAGTATTATCTGCCCTACTTGTTATTGCCTTTTTATTCATTGTTCCTCAGGCATTCGTAACGGAACTGTGGCAATTAATCGTTCTTCGCTTTTTATTTGGAATTGCATCTGGTGGATTAATTCCAATCACAACAGCTATAATTAGAAGAGAAGCACCGATTGAAGTTCAGGGCGAATTAATGGGCTATAACACAAGCTTTCGCTTTTTAGGTAATATAATAGGGCCGATGTTCGGCGGATTTATTAGTGGTTATATTGGAATATCCTCGGTATTTTTCGTAACAGGCGCATTGTTCATGATCGCCTTTTTCATTATCTATTTTGCAAGAAAAAAACCAGTCCAAAATTTTGAAAACGTACTATTAGAGGAAGAGCTTCACGCAAAATTATCTTAA
- a CDS encoding transglycosylase domain-containing protein, with protein sequence MRQAIGFFIILVCFPIIWILYSFIHTELLTASAFKDNLEQSIQLSSPNLAAPVVMLDENNNIFSEDYVEWRDPLPIESIPLFVQELFIQSEDAEFYNHIGFNFSAIFRAVFANASANANEQGASTITQQLVRLRYLSTEKTYERKVTELVYAYEMEKKSTKEEILLNYLNEIYFSNQVYGIGAAATYYFGRPLNQLTEAELAFISAIPNNPSMYDPLENFEATKKRQELLIDVLVNNGRISTDQAVALKAEPIVLQTKKKKQLYPAYSTYVLEELKSLIAEKEGYKEKMSNAQNEHQKLFFENELQTRVNEIIAQGVTIYTALDPFKQKEDEAYVNNLLHKTSDVQAASVVINNETREIISMYGGKDYKKFDFHRGYQAVRQPGSALKPLLVYAPVFDMTSLTANNTINGGKLCIGTFCPQNYGGAVYGDVTLKQAFRFSHNTPAVRLLDTVGIDNAFAKLDQFQFSHITAADHTYASALGGLTNGVTVLEMADAYTSFINGMYKPAHAIRKVVDKNGEVLYEWQEEKKEVWTPKTVQTMRELLSDVVQNGTGKGISIPSTYVGAKTGTTNDFYDYWIAGLTDTYTSAVWIGYDMPKNMKTIESKKIHHKIFNQIMNTK encoded by the coding sequence ATGCGACAAGCAATAGGGTTTTTCATCATTCTTGTGTGCTTCCCAATTATATGGATATTGTATTCCTTCATCCACACAGAGTTATTAACTGCCTCAGCATTCAAAGATAATTTGGAGCAATCCATTCAATTATCAAGTCCTAATCTTGCTGCTCCGGTTGTAATGCTCGATGAAAATAACAACATTTTCTCTGAAGATTATGTGGAATGGAGAGATCCTCTACCAATAGAATCCATCCCACTCTTTGTACAAGAGCTTTTCATTCAAAGTGAAGATGCAGAGTTTTACAATCATATCGGGTTTAACTTTAGCGCGATATTCCGTGCGGTTTTTGCCAACGCTTCTGCAAATGCAAATGAGCAAGGGGCTAGTACAATTACCCAACAACTAGTTAGACTCCGCTATTTGTCAACGGAAAAAACCTATGAGAGGAAAGTTACCGAACTTGTTTATGCATATGAAATGGAAAAGAAATCGACAAAAGAAGAAATTTTATTAAATTATTTAAATGAAATTTATTTTAGTAACCAAGTGTATGGAATTGGCGCAGCTGCAACCTATTACTTTGGTCGCCCTTTAAACCAATTAACAGAAGCGGAGCTTGCATTTATAAGTGCGATCCCGAATAATCCAAGTATGTATGATCCTTTAGAAAACTTCGAGGCAACCAAAAAGCGACAAGAATTACTTATAGATGTGTTGGTGAATAACGGAAGGATTTCCACTGATCAAGCAGTTGCATTAAAAGCGGAACCAATTGTTTTACAGACAAAAAAGAAAAAGCAGCTTTATCCAGCTTATAGTACATATGTGTTGGAAGAATTAAAGAGTCTCATTGCAGAAAAAGAGGGCTACAAGGAAAAAATGAGCAATGCCCAAAATGAGCATCAAAAATTATTTTTCGAAAATGAACTTCAAACAAGAGTAAATGAAATCATTGCACAAGGAGTTACGATTTATACAGCACTTGATCCTTTCAAGCAAAAGGAAGATGAAGCATACGTTAATAATTTGTTACATAAAACATCCGATGTACAAGCAGCATCTGTCGTTATTAATAATGAAACAAGAGAGATTATTAGCATGTATGGTGGAAAAGATTATAAGAAATTTGATTTTCATCGTGGTTACCAAGCAGTTCGGCAGCCAGGATCGGCATTAAAGCCATTGCTTGTTTATGCACCTGTCTTTGATATGACTTCGTTAACAGCAAATAATACGATTAACGGTGGGAAATTATGTATCGGTACATTCTGTCCACAAAATTATGGTGGAGCTGTTTATGGAGATGTAACCCTTAAACAAGCATTTCGCTTTAGTCATAACACTCCTGCTGTTCGTCTTTTAGACACGGTGGGAATTGACAATGCTTTTGCCAAACTAGACCAATTTCAATTTAGCCATATAACGGCTGCTGATCATACCTATGCGTCTGCATTGGGTGGATTGACTAATGGAGTGACTGTTTTAGAAATGGCAGATGCTTATACTAGTTTTATCAATGGTATGTATAAACCAGCTCACGCCATTCGTAAGGTTGTCGATAAAAATGGAGAAGTTTTATATGAATGGCAGGAAGAAAAAAAAGAAGTTTGGACCCCAAAAACAGTACAAACAATGAGAGAATTACTTTCCGATGTTGTACAAAACGGGACAGGAAAAGGAATATCTATTCCATCTACCTACGTTGGTGCTAAAACGGGAACCACGAATGATTTTTATGACTATTGGATTGCTGGACTTACAGATACGTATACGTCTGCAGTATGGATTGGTTATGATATGCCCAAAAATATGAAAACAATTGAATCGAAAAAAATACACCATAAGATTTTCAATCAAATAATGAACACAAAATAG
- a CDS encoding DUF5366 family protein, giving the protein MKNPYVFGFLPLITIVFFSLTFSTFTMNKAIELFKVIGVYSGMREFLSDLELKLFLLILLALAYFMLFSAMKLIAETIHELGMLFFSKDYEGKTMAQARGGYVIFFVGAVISAVGFQSIQILLLIFLATAFIYFVYVVYKLSSSMSVLGTLGLIMFEIIVWSLFLALVVYVIIKLYNGIIASLPFL; this is encoded by the coding sequence ATGAAAAACCCATATGTGTTTGGTTTTCTACCATTAATCACAATCGTATTTTTTAGCTTAACCTTTTCTACCTTCACCATGAATAAAGCAATCGAGCTTTTCAAAGTTATTGGTGTATATAGCGGTATGAGGGAGTTTCTATCGGATTTGGAGCTAAAATTATTCTTATTAATTTTATTAGCACTTGCATACTTTATGCTATTTTCAGCAATGAAGCTAATTGCGGAAACAATTCATGAGCTAGGAATGTTGTTTTTCTCAAAGGATTACGAAGGGAAGACAATGGCACAGGCTCGTGGCGGATATGTTATATTTTTTGTAGGAGCTGTCATTTCAGCTGTAGGCTTTCAATCTATTCAGATATTACTCCTAATTTTTCTTGCAACCGCATTTATTTATTTTGTATATGTTGTATATAAGCTAAGTAGCTCTATGAGCGTATTAGGTACACTTGGGTTAATCATGTTTGAAATTATTGTGTGGAGTCTTTTTTTAGCACTTGTGGTGTATGTTATTATTAAGTTATATAACGGAATTATTGCGAGTCTACCATTTTTATAA
- a CDS encoding Na+/H+ antiporter subunit A gives MLLVFGIFLPIIIAIFIPFLFKKAVNIHTGWFVLIVPVALVAFYGTYIPSVMDGTTYTNEMPWIPSLGISIISYIDGLSLLFSLLITGIGALVVLYSIFYLDKKKEKLGNFYVYLLLFMSAMLGVVQSDHLISLYFFWELTSISSFLLIGYWYTRDRSRFGALKSMMITVFGGLMMLGGFLILSIIGGSFSIRELIAQAPELAGHDLFVWALVLVLLGAFTKSAQFPFYIWLPDAMEAPTPVSAYLHSATMVKAGLYLVARFTPIFAISEVWVWLVTGIGMLTLFWGSFFAVKQTDLKAILAFSTVSQLGLIMSLLGIGSIAYHVTGDLVTTYTFATFAAIFHLMNHATFKGSLFMIAGIVDHETGTRDIRKLGGLMSLMPVSFTIALIGSLSMAGVPPFNGFLSKEMFLDSTLALQHFDLYAMDTWSVLFPIVAWIASIFTFVYSLYFVFHTFRGKHKPEQLPKKAHEAPIGMLVSPGILATLVVVIFFVPNFFGNMFIKPAVVAIQPGAYQVPAEVGFTIKAWHGFDSPALYMTLGVFLVGFILFKTLTRWAPAYEKVPAKISLNRIYDGLMGLADSGANRFSSIYMTGSIRSYLIYMFAAIIVLLGSTMWLKDAFVLNTDNLAPIRFFELLISFILIVGTITILVTKSRLTAIIALGAVGYTVALFYIIFKAPDLALTQLVIETVSVALFLGAFYHLPNMNKHEKGKEDRGFRLGNFLIALGVGVMVTLIAISSHSQKLIPSISKYYKETVYTEAGGGNIVNVILVDYRGFDTLFEISVLTIASLGIIGMITLRLTKKKGDRKIENK, from the coding sequence TTGTTATTAGTTTTTGGAATATTCTTGCCAATAATTATAGCAATATTTATCCCATTTCTATTTAAAAAAGCTGTTAACATCCACACAGGCTGGTTCGTCTTAATAGTTCCAGTTGCACTTGTTGCTTTTTATGGGACTTACATACCTTCTGTTATGGATGGAACAACTTATACAAACGAAATGCCCTGGATTCCATCACTCGGAATATCCATTATCTCTTACATAGATGGTTTAAGCTTACTGTTTTCTTTGTTGATAACTGGAATTGGGGCACTAGTTGTGCTTTACTCCATCTTTTATTTGGATAAGAAAAAAGAGAAATTAGGGAACTTTTACGTGTACTTATTATTGTTTATGAGTGCAATGCTTGGGGTTGTCCAATCGGATCATTTAATCAGCCTGTATTTCTTTTGGGAACTTACTTCTATTTCCTCTTTCCTTTTAATCGGATATTGGTACACTCGTGATCGTTCTCGATTTGGTGCTTTAAAGTCCATGATGATTACGGTATTCGGTGGACTAATGATGCTCGGAGGATTTTTAATCCTTAGTATTATTGGAGGCAGTTTCTCCATACGTGAATTGATTGCGCAGGCTCCAGAACTTGCTGGACATGACCTTTTTGTTTGGGCGCTTGTATTAGTACTACTCGGAGCATTTACAAAGTCAGCACAGTTCCCATTTTATATTTGGTTACCAGATGCAATGGAGGCTCCTACACCAGTTAGTGCTTACTTACACTCTGCAACAATGGTTAAAGCTGGTTTGTATCTAGTAGCAAGATTTACCCCTATTTTTGCAATTTCTGAAGTTTGGGTATGGCTCGTAACTGGCATTGGTATGCTCACATTATTCTGGGGATCATTTTTTGCAGTGAAACAAACAGACTTAAAAGCAATTCTAGCTTTTTCTACTGTTAGTCAGCTTGGTTTAATCATGTCTTTACTTGGAATTGGTTCTATTGCTTATCATGTAACAGGTGATTTAGTTACCACGTATACATTTGCAACATTTGCTGCCATTTTCCATCTCATGAACCATGCTACTTTTAAAGGAAGTTTGTTCATGATTGCAGGTATTGTTGATCATGAAACCGGAACGAGAGATATCCGGAAACTTGGAGGACTTATGAGTTTAATGCCAGTAAGCTTTACAATTGCGCTTATTGGTAGTTTATCGATGGCAGGAGTTCCTCCGTTTAATGGATTCTTAAGTAAAGAGATGTTTTTAGACTCTACTTTAGCTCTACAACATTTCGATCTTTATGCAATGGATACTTGGAGTGTTTTATTCCCAATCGTTGCTTGGATTGCAAGTATATTTACATTTGTCTATAGCTTGTATTTTGTTTTCCATACATTCCGTGGGAAACATAAACCGGAACAATTACCGAAGAAAGCGCATGAAGCACCAATTGGTATGCTTGTTTCACCTGGTATTCTAGCTACACTAGTAGTTGTTATCTTCTTTGTTCCAAATTTCTTCGGTAACATGTTTATTAAACCAGCTGTAGTAGCTATTCAACCTGGAGCATATCAAGTTCCTGCAGAAGTAGGATTCACAATCAAAGCTTGGCATGGTTTTGACTCCCCTGCTCTATATATGACACTTGGTGTATTTTTAGTTGGTTTTATATTATTTAAAACGCTTACAAGATGGGCTCCCGCTTATGAAAAAGTACCAGCAAAGATTTCACTAAATCGTATATACGATGGACTAATGGGACTAGCAGATAGTGGAGCAAATCGTTTTTCATCTATTTATATGACAGGATCTATTCGATCTTATCTAATTTACATGTTTGCAGCGATTATTGTATTACTTGGAAGTACAATGTGGTTAAAAGACGCATTTGTTCTAAACACAGACAATTTAGCACCGATTCGTTTCTTTGAACTACTCATTTCTTTCATCTTAATAGTAGGTACCATTACGATTTTAGTTACAAAATCAAGACTAACTGCAATTATCGCACTTGGAGCAGTTGGATATACGGTGGCATTATTCTACATTATCTTCAAAGCACCTGACCTTGCGTTAACTCAATTAGTAATTGAAACCGTCTCGGTCGCTTTGTTTTTAGGTGCATTTTACCACCTTCCCAACATGAACAAACATGAAAAAGGAAAAGAAGATCGCGGTTTCCGTTTAGGGAACTTCCTTATTGCGCTTGGAGTAGGTGTAATGGTAACGTTAATAGCTATTTCCTCGCATTCTCAAAAACTTATCCCTTCGATTTCTAAGTATTACAAGGAAACTGTGTACACGGAAGCTGGTGGTGGAAATATCGTAAATGTCATTCTAGTAGATTATCGTGGCTTTGATACATTGTTTGAAATTAGTGTTTTAACGATTGCTTCGCTTGGGATTATTGGAATGATTACGCTTCGTCTAACAAAAAAGAAAGGAGATAGAAAAATTGAAAACAAATGA